The proteins below come from a single Branchiostoma floridae strain S238N-H82 chromosome 5, Bfl_VNyyK, whole genome shotgun sequence genomic window:
- the LOC118416412 gene encoding collagen alpha-1(I) chain-like, which produces MGPAGPVGKDGPPGPVGPRGLKGPVGPPGPVGPRGLKGPVGPPGPVGPRGLNGPVGPPGPVRHRGLKGSVGPPGPVGPRGLKGPVGPPGPVGHRGLKGPVGPPGPTGMSQSPIPAGPAEHAGKN; this is translated from the exons atggggccagctggccctgtggGAAAGGACGGGCCGCCCGGACCAGTTGGGCCCCGAGGGCTGAAGGGACCCGTGGGGCCGCCCGGGCCAGTTGGGCCCCGAGGGCTGAAGGGACCCGTGGGGCCGCCCGGACCAGTTGGGCCCCGAGGGCTGAACGGACCCGTGGGGCCGCCCGGACCAGTTAGGCACCGAGGGCTGAAGGGATCCGTCGGGCCGCCCGGACCAGTTGGGCCCCGAGGGCTGAAGGGACCCGTCGGGCCGCCCGGACCAGTTGGGCACCGAGGGCTGAAGGGACCCGTCGGGCCGCCCGGTCCAACAGGGATGTCCCAGTCTCCCATCCCTGCCGGACCGGCTGAACATGCAG gaAAGAACTAG
- the LOC118416413 gene encoding collagen alpha-1(II) chain-like: MGPAGPVSVEPPGPPGEKEAMGPAGPQGKNGPPGPVGPRGLKGPVGPPGPVGPRGLEGPVGPPGPTGMSQYPIPAGPAEHADRTYPGGASDRRAFCSFIRSHRYYLAAGIVVMLGLVAVGLTPLTFINKKEISELTITFDALKRDLDNERNQSAALEQRLHEMSKTPGKLQ, encoded by the exons atggggccagctggccctgtgtctgtTGAGCCACccggacctccgggagaaaaggaagccatggggccagctgggcCTCAGGGAAAGAACGGGCCGCCCGGACCAGTCGGGCCCCGAGGTCTGAAGGGACCCGTCGGGCCGCCTGGTCCAGTTGGGCCCCGAGGGCTGGAGGGACCCGTCGGGCCGCCTGGTCCAACAGGGATGTCCCAGTATCCAATTCCTGCCGGACCGGCTGAACATGCAG accgcacgtatccgggtggagcaagcgaCCGCCGTGCTTTCTgcagcttcatccgctcccaccgctaCTACTTGGCGGCCGGCATTGTCGTGATGCTGGGTCTAGTCGCTGTCGGGCTCACCCCTCTGACATTCATCAATAAAAAG GAAATATCGGAACTGACCATCAcctttgacgccttgaaacgcgacctgGACAACGAGCGGAACCAGAgtgccgccttggagcagcgtcttcacgagatgagcAAGACACCAGGCAAGTTGCAATGA